The following proteins are encoded in a genomic region of Fundidesulfovibrio soli:
- a CDS encoding tyrosine-protein phosphatase, which translates to MPAFAAHRAKSILYVTITLILCLSCAPARAQQPITTPILASAPNFRDIAGISASNGGTGFVNATSNFGVMRTGAFYRSSALTLSNTDLATVSRLGIVRDIDLRTPTEIGQTPDVLPAGAQYTNVNVFGTSGLPIDTSQINSQAALLRTAQEGYRTFVTNPASRAGFGAVLLTMAHDPGPDLFHCSDGKDRTGWTAALLETIAGVSPATRMQDYLASNSYLAGPINAQAAAVLAVAPELRGMNFNLLFGVDSSWLQAALDQVTASYGSMYGYLTQGLGLSQADIYVLRAKMVYYPVVAGQAGLAGNAASGAALLNQLQNSPLSGRYTSYNYYFQSAVDEGSLGGVQTQVGGQVHADAAAYLMRQSQRIDEAIRPFTESRDLPEGQTRYWLAGFGGGFRTNGYNGAAESTEYNAGSMIGATRRFNGQASASLGIGYNWGSVGSSDATADINAVLATLGGRYGFSSLESGPFVEGRADAGWIGCQSRRGLGGGLGTATGNGNGAVYGGRAGLGHVLRLAPLTVTPQAGVRVAGVSLGSLSEGGSDLALNVHGINKTTASLLADLDIALDARQLGAWTITPALTLGYERMLANPQVESVGTLYGYSVSQASAFESWNLFKAGLGVTAQRDALTLKARCNGVLGDGARSAGLSGQLSLAYSF; encoded by the coding sequence ATGCCTGCATTTGCGGCACACCGGGCGAAAAGCATTCTGTACGTCACCATCACCCTGATTCTCTGCCTGTCCTGCGCACCGGCCCGGGCGCAGCAGCCGATCACGACTCCCATCCTGGCCTCGGCCCCGAACTTCCGGGACATCGCGGGCATCTCCGCCAGCAACGGGGGCACGGGCTTCGTCAACGCCACAAGCAATTTCGGCGTGATGCGCACCGGGGCCTTTTATCGCTCCAGCGCCCTGACCCTCAGCAACACGGACCTGGCGACCGTATCCCGGCTGGGCATCGTCCGCGACATCGATCTGCGCACCCCCACGGAGATCGGCCAGACGCCCGACGTGCTGCCTGCCGGGGCCCAATACACCAACGTCAACGTCTTCGGCACTTCGGGGCTGCCCATCGACACCTCGCAGATCAACTCCCAGGCGGCCCTGCTCCGCACGGCCCAGGAAGGCTACAGGACGTTCGTCACCAATCCGGCATCGCGCGCGGGGTTCGGCGCGGTCCTGTTGACCATGGCCCACGATCCCGGACCCGACCTTTTCCACTGCTCGGACGGCAAGGACCGCACCGGTTGGACGGCGGCCCTGCTGGAGACCATCGCGGGCGTATCCCCCGCGACCCGCATGCAGGATTATCTGGCCTCCAACTCCTATCTGGCCGGGCCCATCAACGCCCAGGCGGCGGCCGTTCTGGCGGTGGCGCCTGAACTGCGCGGCATGAATTTCAACCTGCTTTTCGGTGTCGATTCCAGTTGGCTCCAGGCCGCGCTCGACCAGGTGACCGCCTCCTACGGGTCGATGTACGGCTACCTGACGCAAGGGCTGGGGCTCAGCCAGGCCGACATCTATGTTCTGCGCGCCAAGATGGTCTACTACCCGGTGGTGGCGGGACAGGCCGGGCTTGCCGGAAACGCGGCCTCGGGCGCGGCGCTCCTGAACCAGTTGCAGAACTCTCCCCTGTCCGGGCGCTACACCAGCTACAACTACTATTTCCAGTCCGCCGTGGACGAAGGTTCGCTCGGCGGCGTCCAGACCCAGGTGGGCGGCCAGGTCCACGCCGACGCCGCCGCCTACCTGATGCGCCAATCCCAGCGCATCGACGAGGCGATCCGGCCCTTCACGGAATCCCGCGACCTGCCCGAGGGCCAGACCCGCTACTGGCTGGCGGGCTTCGGCGGCGGCTTCCGCACCAACGGATACAACGGCGCGGCCGAAAGCACGGAGTACAACGCGGGCTCCATGATCGGCGCCACGCGCCGCTTCAACGGGCAGGCCAGCGCCAGCCTCGGCATCGGCTACAACTGGGGGTCCGTGGGCAGCTCCGACGCCACCGCGGACATCAACGCGGTGCTGGCGACGCTCGGCGGGCGCTACGGTTTTTCCAGCCTCGAATCCGGCCCCTTCGTGGAGGGGCGCGCGGACGCGGGCTGGATCGGCTGCCAGAGCAGGCGCGGCCTGGGCGGCGGCCTGGGCACGGCCACCGGCAACGGCAACGGCGCGGTTTACGGCGGCCGCGCCGGGCTGGGCCACGTCTTGCGCCTGGCGCCCCTGACCGTCACCCCGCAGGCCGGAGTCCGCGTCGCGGGCGTCAGCCTGGGCAGCCTGAGCGAGGGCGGCAGCGACCTGGCCCTGAACGTCCACGGCATCAACAAGACGACAGCCAGCCTCCTGGCGGACCTGGACATCGCCCTCGACGCCCGGCAACTGGGGGCCTGGACGATAACGCCCGCGCTCACGCTCGGCTACGAGCGGATGCTCGCCAATCCCCAGGTCGAAAGCGTCGGCACGCTGTACGGCTACTCCGTGAGCCAGGCCTCAGCCTTCGAAAGCTGGAACCTGTTCAAGGCGGGCCTGGGGGTGACGGCCCAGCGCGACGCCCTGACGCTCAAGGCCAGATGCAACGGCGTCCTCGGCGACGGGGCCAGGAGCGCGGGCCTGAGCGGACAGCTGTCCCTGGCCTACAGCTTCTAG